From Oryza brachyantha chromosome 9, ObraRS2, whole genome shotgun sequence, a single genomic window includes:
- the LOC102708740 gene encoding probable cinnamyl alcohol dehydrogenase 8C, with protein sequence MSRRSHCTAFLTSPSSSSSTSTSFAPRIGRSLSSIRPSAKLQLRRSCAVAASTTASSPARDLQKVSATRAGAAAVAAGGMEQQQGKAAVGWAARDDSGVLSPYNFSRRVQKDDDVTIKVLYCGICHTDLHIVKNDWRNALYPVVPGHEILGVVTDVGAGVTKFKAGDTVGVGYFVTSCRACETCGKGYENYCSKMVTTCNGVDHDHGGAVTQGGFSDVLVVNEHYVLRVPPGLPLDKAAPLLCAGVTVYGPMVLHGLNAPGKHLGVVGLGGLGHVAVKFGKAFGMRVTVISTSPGKRQEALEHLGADEFLVSRDSDQMAAAAGTMDGILDTVSAWHPITPLFSLMKPMGQIIFVGGPTRPLELPAYAIVPGGKGITGNCVGGIRDCQAMLDFAGEHGITAEVEVIKMDYVNTAFERLEKNDVRYRFVIDVAGSLASGAGDAKI encoded by the exons ATGTCACGTCGTTCTCACTGCACCGCGTTTCTCACCTCgccatcttcctcctcctccacctccacctcctttGCACCTCGAATCGgccgctccctctcctccatccGCCCCAGCGCTAAGCTGCAGCTCAGGAGAAGTTGTGCTGTTGCTGCGAGTAccaccgcctcgtcgccggcgagagaCCTACAGAAGGTGAGCGCCACGCgtgcgggtgcggcggcggtggcggcaggggggatggagcagcagcagggcaAGGCGGCGGTCGGATGGGCGGCCAGGGACGACTCCGGTGTGCTCTCCCCTTACAACTTCTCCAGGAG GGTTCAGAAAGACGATGACGTCACCATCAAGGTGCTCTACTGCGGCATCTGCCACACCGACCTGCACATCGTCAAGAACGACTGGAGAAACGCCCTGTACCCCGTCGTGCCCGG CCACGAGATCCTCGGCGTCGTAAccgacgtcggcgccggcgtcacCAAGTTCAAAGCCGGGGACACGGTGGGGGTGGGCTACTTCGTCACGTCGTGCCGCGCCTGCGAGACCTGCGGGAAGGGGTACGAGAACTACTGCTCCAAGATGGTCACCACGTGCAACGGCGTCGAccacgaccacggcggcgcggtcACCCAGGGCGGGTTCTCCGACGTCCTCGTCGTCAACGAGCACTACGTGCTCCGCGTCCCGCCGGGGCTGCCGCTGGACAAGGCGGCGCCGCTGCTTTGCGCCGGCGTGACGGTGTACGGCCCGATGGTGCTCCACGGCCTGAACGCGCCGGGCAAGCACCTGGGCGTCGTGGGCCTCGGGGGGCTCGGCCACGTCGCCGTCAAGTTCGGCAAGGCGTTCGGCATGCGCGTGACCGTCATCAGCACGTCGCCGGGGAAGCGGCAGGAGGCGCTGGAGCACCTCGGCGCCGACGAGTTCCTCGTCAGCCGCGACTCGGAccagatggcggcggcggccggcaccATGGACGGCATCCTCGACACGGTGTCGGCCTGGCACCCGATCACGCCGCTCTTCTCCCTGATGAAGCCGATGGGGCAGATAATATTCGTCGGCGGGCCGACCAGGCCGCTGGAGCTGCCGGCGTACGCCATCGTGCCCGGCGGGAAGGGCATCACCGGCAACTGCGTCGGCGGCATCAGGGACTGTCAGGCCATGCTCGACTTCGCCGGCGAGCACGGCATCACCGCCGAGGTGGAGGTGATCAAGATGGACTACGTCAACACGGCGTTTGAGCGGCTGGAGAAGAACGACGTCCGCTACCGCTTCGTCATTGACGTGGCCGGCAGCCtcgcctccggcgccggcgacgccaagATATGA
- the LOC102720179 gene encoding probable inactive receptor kinase RLK902 codes for MLPRGALGLRVLGVAIAVWCAAIGGGAGQDLAADTAALLAFRDAVGARLPWAPSSSSSSSPCGWRGVRCDGARVVALQLPGAKLAGRVPIGTVGNLTGLRTLSLRSNALSGEIPADIGNCGELRALYLQGNQLSGEIPEGFFSLQLLQRLDLAQNRISGGVSPEFNKLRRLATLYLQNNSLNGTLPADLDLPRLQLFNVSYNDQLTGSVPALLADEPASAFIGTGLCGDPLSPCTNPAPPSPSLPPSPPIPPPPAAPQDSKSSKLSGGAIAGVAVGAAAALLVALAVIILLCLKRRTRKEGGPAYTDEDASPVSVTVARTDKAEMKRSRSSQAAANSAKKLVFVGGEPDVPYDLETLLHASAEVVGKGWLGTTYRATLEGGAAVVAVKRLRDAPIPESEFRDKVATLAALRHENLAPLRAYFYSRGEKLLVSDFVGAGALSSLLHGGSGAVRRARLGFTSRARIALAAARGVAFIHGAGSSAHGNIKSSNVVVNHAHDGAYLTDHGLVQLLGAAMPLKRVTGYSAPELTDSRRASREADVYSFGVLLLELLTGRIPANAVPGLDGVDLPQWVRSVVQEEWTAEVFDASVADEAHAEEEMMRLLKLAIECTEQRPERRPVMAEVAARIEHIVDGAVRNADVDDSESVSS; via the coding sequence ATGTTACCGCGGGGGGCGCTCGGGTTGCGGGTTCTTGGCGTGGCCATCGCAGTGTGGTGCGCCGCgatcggtggcggcgcggggcaGGACCTCGCGGCGGacacggcggcgctgctcgcgTTCCGGGACGCGGTCGGCGCGCGGCTGCCGtgggcgccgtcctcctcctcctcctcgtcgccgtgtgggtggcgcggcgtccggTGCGACGGTGCCCGTGTCGTCGCGCTGCAGCTGCCCGGAGCGAAGCTCGCCGGGAGGGTGCCGATTGGGACCGTGGGCAACCTGACGGGGCTGCGGACGCTGTCGCTCCGCTCCAACGCGCTCTCCGGCGAGATCCCGGCGGATATCGGCAACTGCGGTGAGCTCAGGGCGCTCTACCTGCAGGGCAACCAGCTGTCCGGCGAGATACCGGAGGGCTTCTTCTCGCTTCAGTTGCTACAGCGGCTCGACCTCGCCCAAAACCGCATCTCCGGCGGGGTCTCGCCGGAGTTCAACAAGCTTAGGCGGCTCGCCACTCTGTACTTGCAGAACAACAGCCTCAATGGCACCCTCCCCGCCGACCTTGACCTCCCGAGGCTTCAGCTCTTCAACGTCTCCTACAACGACCAGCTCACCGGCTCTGTGCCGGCGTTGCTCGCCGATGAGCCGGCGAGCGCCTTCATTGGGACAGGACTCTGCGGTGATCCTCTAAGCCCGTGCACAAACCCTGCGCCACCATCACCGTCGCTGCCTCCCTCTCCGCCGATTCCGCCGCCTCCAGCTGCTCCTCAAGATAGCAAGAGCAGCAAGCTCTCCGGTGGTGCAATTGCCGGCGTCGCTGTCGGCGCCGCAGCGGCGTTGTTGGTGGCGCTCGCGGTGATCATCCTCCTCTGTTTGAAGCGTCGAACGAGAAAGGAAGGGGGGCCCGCGTACACCGACGAGGACGCGTCCCCGGTGTCTGTCACGGTGGCGAGGACGGACAAGGCCGAGATGAAGCGGTCGCGCTCGTCGCAAGCAGCGGCGAACAGCGCCAAGAAGCTGGTGTTCGTCGGTGGCGAGCCGGACGTGCCCTACGACCTGGAGACGCTGCTGCACGCGTCGGCCGAGGTGGTCGGGAAGGGCTGGCTCGGTACGACGTACCGCGCCACCCTtgagggcggcgccgccgtggtggccgTGAAGCGGCTTAGGGATGCGCCCATCCCGGAGAGCGAGTTCCGCGACAAGGTGGCCAcgctcgccgccctccgccacGAGAACCTCGCGCCGCTCCGCGCCTACTTCTACAGCAGGGGCGAGAAGCTCCTCGTCTCGGACTTCGTCGGCGCCGGagcgctctcctccctcctccacggcggcagcggcgccgtgCGACGCGCGCGGCTCGGCTTCACGTCGCGGGCGCGCAtcgcgctggcggcggcgcgcggcgtcgCGTTCATCCACGGGGCCGGCTCCTCCGCCCACGGCAACATCAAGTCATCAAACGTCGTCGTCAACCACGCGCACGACGGCGCCTACCTGACCGACCACGGCCTCGTCCAGCTGCTCGGCGCCGCCATGCCGCTGAAGCGGGTGACCGGGTACAGCGCCCCGGAGCTGACGGACTCGCGCAGGGCGTCGCGGGAGGCGgacgtgtacagcttcggCGTGCTGCTGCTCGAGCTGCTCACCGGGAGGATACCGGCGAACGCGGTGCCGGGGTTGGACGGCGTCGACCTACCGCAGTGGGTGCGCTCGGTGGTGCAGGAGGAGTGGACGGCCGAGGTGTTCGACGCCAGCGTCGCCGACGAGGCGCACGCCGAAGAGGAAATGATGCGGCTGCTAAAGCTCGCCATCGAATGCACCGAGCAGCGGCCGGAGCGGCGACCCGTCATggccgaggtggcggcgcggatCGAGCACAtcgtcgacggcgccgtccGGAACGCCGACGTGGACGATTCCGAGAGCGTTTCATCCTGA
- the LOC121055355 gene encoding uncharacterized protein LOC121055355 encodes MAIARSPFAPMEEKAQQLDQQGAGGVYLIHSQVMRIKKEEEEARELLLELQLLETRPAGGRCPATTLRASRSLSPLRRAGGIIPVGE; translated from the coding sequence ATGGCGATCGCGAGGTCGCCGTTTGCTCCAATGGAGGAGAAGGCGCAGCAACTGGATCAGCAGGGTGCGGGTGGCGTGTACCTGATTCACAGCCAGGTGATGAGGAtcaagaaggaggaggaggaggccaggGAGCTTCTCCtcgagctgcagctgctggagacgcggccggccggcggccgctgcccggcgacgacgctgcGGGCCTCCCGGTCGCTCTccccgctccgccgcgccggcggcatcATCCCCGTCGGGgagtga